A region of Sugiyamaella lignohabitans strain CBS 10342 chromosome A, complete sequence DNA encodes the following proteins:
- the YPS3 gene encoding Yps3p (Aspartic protease; member of the yapsin family of proteases involved in cell wall growth and maintenance; attached to the plasma membrane via a glycosylphosphatidylinositol (GPI) anchor; GO_component: GO:0031225 - anchored component of membrane [Evidence IEA]; GO_component: GO:0046658 - anchored component of plasma membrane [Evidence IDA,IPI] [PMID 11016834]; GO_component: GO:0016020 - membrane [Evidence IEA]; GO_component: GO:0005886 - plasma membrane [Evidence IEA,IEA]; GO_function: GO:0004190 - aspartic-type endopeptidase activity [Evidence IEA,IEA]; GO_function: GO:0004190 - aspartic-type endopeptidase activity [Evidence IDA,ISS] [PMID 10191273]; GO_function: GO:0016787 - hydrolase activity [Evidence IEA]; GO_function: GO:0008233 - peptidase activity [Evidence IEA]; GO_process: GO:0031505 - fungal-type cell wall organization [Evidence IGI] [PMID 16087741]; GO_process: GO:0006508 - proteolysis [Evidence IEA,IEA]), with protein sequence MIGNNALLFVSALACTGAFALSDNTTSQVPKKTGSGYVLTDIVGKRADAHPNPRIYQYPQFLPDVVDTLLGDNILGNILLKERSDPAPVPVSNKFSYYEIDIEVGTPGQQLSLILDTGSSDLWGVSTSDIRCSNNGQGSLDCSQNTFNQEKSSTWQVNSSAPNFGIQYVDGSGAKGVWGNDVVSFGDVSLDSCSFGLATDSNSSTGIMGIAFPGQESTPYPYPNVPQLLKDQGYIETVAYSLWLNDVQASTGNILFGAVDHGKYDGPLYTIPIINTGSGSEPWDMAVTFSNITVCLGGVFSTIEFTEGTVILDSGTTFSYLPSNMVQPILKGLNAQYNSDISGYTVPCDVDDGGFIEFNLDGAIVVVLIQEFLLHLKTASGDIAYQNGKPLCQVGLVEQDDANSIHILGDTFLRSAYVVYDLQNYEISMANSALNSSFSDIEVIGSGGVRAL encoded by the coding sequence ATGATAGGTAACAACGCTTTACTTTTTGTGTCAGCATTGGCCTGCACGGGGGCATTCGCTCTTTCTGACAATACAACTAGCCAAGTGCCCAAGAAAACCGGAAGTGGCTACGTTCTGACAGATATTGTAGGCAAAAGAGCCGACGCACatccaaatccaagaatTTATCAATATCCCCAATTTCTGCCTGATGTAGTCGACACTCTGTTAGGTGACAACATTCTGGGTAACATTTTGCTCAAAGAAAGATCAGACCCTGCTCCAGTTCCGGTCTCAAATAAGTTCTCATATTATGAAATTGATATCGAAGTGGGAACCCCGGGCCAACAGTTGTCTCTTATTCTAGACACTGGATCAAGTGACCTTTGGGGTGTTTCAACTTCCGACATTAGATGTTCCAACAATGGTCAGGGCAGTTTAGACTGTTCTCAAAACACATTTAATCAGGAGAAGTCATCAACATGGCAAGTCAACAGTAGTGCACCTAACTTTGGGATTCAGTACGTAGATGGCTCGGGTGCTAAAGGAGTGTGGGGTAATGATGTCGTCAGTTTTGGAGATGTTTCCCTGGACTCCTGCTCATTTGGACTAGCCACGGACTCCAACTCAAGTACTGGAATTATGGGTATTGCATTCCCCGGACAAGAGTCCACCCCCTATCCATATCCAAATGTACCTCAATTGCTCAAAGACCAAGGCTATATTGAAACAGTAGCATACTCTCTTTGGCTCAATGATGTCCAAGCATCGACTGGAAATATACTTTTTGGAGCGGTTGACCACGGCAAATATGATGGTCCTCTTTATACCATTCCTATAATTAACACCGGAAGTGGATCAGAACCATGGGATATGGCAGTTACCTTCTCAAATATTACTGTCTGCCTTGGCGGAGTTTTCAGCACAATTGAGTTTACAGAAGGAACTGTGATACTAGACTCAGGAACTACATTTTCGTACCTTCCCTCAAACATGGTTCAACCAATTTTAAAGGGTTTAAATGCTCAATATAACAGTGATATTAGTGGATACACAGTACCATGCGATGTGGATGATGGCGGTTTCATTGAATTTAATTTAGACGGCGCCATAGTGGTTGTTCTCATACAGgagtttcttcttcatctcaAAACCGCTAGTGGTGACATTGCATATCAGAATGGCAAACCTCTTTGCCAAGTTGGCTTGGTGGAACAGGACGATGCCAATAGCATACATATTTTGGGAGATACCTTTTTGAGGAGCGCCTATGTCGTATATGATCTCCAAAACTATGAGATTTCTATGGCAAACTCTGCTTTGAACTCGTCATTTTCAGATATAGAGGTGATTGGCAGCGGTGGAGTGCGCGCTCTTTAA
- the MRPL25 gene encoding mitochondrial 54S ribosomal protein YmL25 (Mitochondrial ribosomal protein of the large subunit; mutation confers increased replicative lifespan; GO_component: GO:0005762 - mitochondrial large ribosomal subunit [Evidence IPI] [PMID 12392552]; GO_component: GO:0005739 - mitochondrion [Evidence IEA,IEA]; GO_component: GO:0005739 - mitochondrion [Evidence IDA] [PMID 16823961]; GO_component: GO:0030529 - ribonucleoprotein complex [Evidence IEA]; GO_component: GO:0005840 - ribosome [Evidence IEA]; GO_function: GO:0003735 - structural constituent of ribosome [Evidence IPI] [PMID 12392552]; GO_process: GO:0032543 - mitochondrial translation [Evidence IC] [PMID 12392552]), whose translation MRATQLLARSERLLASEVLANARQLKLAQETNVEAPQKGDAVTSTESASRDPFYAQLPSPLRKFFEKYPPSPFRKYSDKPTSTHAEDANPFLPNKHPITNSWHDPKYSLRRQADLYKMAYRFGVTHLLPKLGNGKTFYEEKYLTKTPPAGAMAFKLSKGERIAPIRQKEVDTAIAKADETIAKARGTKFLRKIEKKNNQGKRFV comes from the coding sequence ATGAGAGCAACACAACTCTTAGCACGTAGCGAAAGGCTACTGGCCAGTGAAGTATTAGCTAATGCTAGACAACTAAAACTCGCTCAAGAAACAAATGTAGAGGCTCCTCAAAAAGGTGACGCTGTTACGAGTACGGAGAGTGCATCTAGAGATCCTTTCTATGCTCAACTGCCTTCTCCACTTCGAAAGTTTTTCGAGAAATATCCTCCATCTCCATTCAGAAAATACTCAGATAAGCCAACCAGTACTCatgctgaagatgccaaTCCATTTTTACCAAATAAGCATCCAATCACAAACAGTTGGCACGACCCTAAATACTCATTACGTCGACAGGctgatttatataaaatGGCCTATCGATTTGGCGTGACACATCTACTACCAAAGCTTGGTAATGGAAAGACATTTTACGAAGAAAAATACTTGACCAAGACTCCACCAGCTGGTGCTATGGCATTCAAGTTGAGTAAGGGTGAAAGAATTGCCCCAATAAGACAGAAGGAGGTTGATACTGCAATTGCCAAGGCTGACGAAACTATTGCAAAGGCCCGTGGTACTAAGTTTTTACGCAagattgaaaagaaaaacaaccAAGGCAAGCGTTTTGTATGA
- the SMD1 gene encoding Smd1p (Core Sm protein Sm D1; part of heteroheptameric complex (with Smb1p, Smd2p, Smd3p, Sme1p, Smx3p, and Smx2p) that is part of the spliceosomal U1, U2, U4, and U5 snRNPs; relocalizes to the cytosol in response to hypoxia; homolog of human Sm D1; protein abundance increases in response to DNA replication stress; GO_component: GO:0005685 - U1 snRNP [Evidence IDA] [PMID 9012791]; GO_component: GO:0005685 - U1 snRNP [Evidence IDA] [PMID 9630245]; GO_component: GO:0071004 - U2-type prespliceosome [Evidence IDA] [PMID 16618970]; GO_component: GO:0046540 - U4/U6 x U5 tri-snRNP complex [Evidence IDA] [PMID 10377396]; GO_component: GO:0046540 - U4/U6 x U5 tri-snRNP complex [Evidence IDA] [PMID 10449419]; GO_component: GO:0005682 - U5 snRNP [Evidence IDA] [PMID 11720284]; GO_component: GO:0005682 - U5 snRNP [Evidence IDA] [PMID 11720285]; GO_component: GO:0000243 - commitment complex [Evidence IPI] [PMID 10072386]; GO_component: GO:0005829 - cytosol [Evidence IDA] [PMID 22932476]; GO_component: GO:0005634 - nucleus [Evidence IEA,IEA]; GO_component: GO:0005634 - nucleus [Evidence IDA] [PMID 22932476]; GO_component: GO:0030529 - ribonucleoprotein complex [Evidence IEA]; GO_function: GO:0003723 - RNA binding [Evidence IEA]; GO_function: GO:0003729 - mRNA binding [Evidence IPI] [PMID 10072386]; GO_process: GO:0008380 - RNA splicing [Evidence IEA]; GO_process: GO:0006397 - mRNA processing [Evidence IEA]; GO_process: GO:0000398 - mRNA splicing, via spliceosome [Evidence IPI] [PMID 10072386]; GO_process: GO:0000398 - mRNA splicing, via spliceosome [Evidence IPI] [PMID 10377396]; GO_process: GO:0000398 - mRNA splicing, via spliceosome [Evidence IMP] [PMID 8430095]): MKLTSESVQIELKNGTVVSGTIVSVSPNMNTTLRGVKMTIKDRDPVALDYINLRGNTIRFYILPESLPLDTLLIDDTPKPKQRSKPEITRGRGRGRGGRGGGRGRGRPGRGF; the protein is encoded by the coding sequence atgaaattgaCCTCTGAATCGGTCCAAATTGAGCTGAAGAATGGTACTGTGGTGTCTGGCACAATCGTTTCAGTATCGCCAAATATGAATACAACGTTGCGAGGAGTAAAAATGACTATTAAAGACAGAGATCCTGTTGCGCTTGACTATATCAATCTTCGAGGAAACACCATTCGATTCTACATCTTACCAGAGTCGTTACCGTTGGATACGTTACTGATTGACGATACTCCCAAACCGAAACAACGCTCAAAACCAGAGATTACGCGAGGAAGAGGCCGTGGCAGAGGTGGTCGTGGCGGTGGCAGAGGCAGGGGACGCCCGGGAAGAGGGTTCTAG
- the PCS60 gene encoding Pcs60p (Oxalyl-CoA synthetase; capable of catalyzing conversion of oxalate to oxalyl-CoA; catalyzes first step in pathway of oxalate degradation that functions to protect yeast from inhibitory effects of oxalate; peroxisomal protein that binds mRNA; localizes to both peroxisomal peripheral membrane and matrix, expression is highly inducible by oleic acid; similar to E. coli long chain acyl-CoA synthetase; GO_component: GO:0005737 - cytoplasm [Evidence IDA] [PMID 11914276]; GO_component: GO:0016021 - integral component of membrane [Evidence ISM] [PMID 12192589]; GO_component: GO:0016020 - membrane [Evidence IEA]; GO_component: GO:0005782 - peroxisomal matrix [Evidence IEA]; GO_component: GO:0005782 - peroxisomal matrix [Evidence IDA] [PMID 8841414]; GO_component: GO:0005778 - peroxisomal membrane [Evidence IEA]; GO_component: GO:0005778 - peroxisomal membrane [Evidence IDA] [PMID 8841414]; GO_component: GO:0005777 - peroxisome [Evidence IEA]; GO_function: GO:0003824 - catalytic activity [Evidence IEA]; GO_function: GO:0016874 - ligase activity [Evidence IEA]; GO_function: GO:0003729 - mRNA binding [Evidence IDA] [PMID 20844764]; GO_function: GO:0050203 - oxalate-CoA ligase activity [Evidence IDA,IMP] [PMID 24291261]; GO_process: GO:0008152 - metabolic process [Evidence IEA]; GO_process: GO:0033611 - oxalate catabolic process [Evidence IDA,IMP] [PMID 24291261]), which yields MILLRFPTFIRAGPSTQAFKLRYKRKFSMTRQFSILADHPIVGKLKNHPRDKVAIRHVISGNSYTYGQLSDDIYKWHNILQSKLPSSGNGSRIAIMGENSYQFAVLFFATLMLPKTLAMPLCTNHTSAEIKYQLENSESSTIITPERFVDKVEEFVSPERKLIVFEEFDGNDVEASTSTSESTVSSPSTSDSSTPSGYMLYTSGTSGNPKGVVTPLETYVAQADALTKAWDINSNTAMLQTLPLHHVHGLVIGMTLPLLAGGSVDFLFPFSPKVFVDRITDASLPPINTYTAVPTIYTKLVSYVKQFQSDKEQFEKINSGLHNLHLAMCGSAALPSPLRNDWNKIVGDKVPLLERYGMTETSITLSQPLDPQYRVDGSVGAPVPSVIARLVDPDTSKVIYQSNEKSSHDTEASGELQLAGPVVFKEYWNKPEATSETFTEDGWFRTGDICRADASGNIFILGRASMDIIKSGGEKLSALEIEREILSLEEVDECSVVGVASEEWGQEVAVVAVLSEKGRASNFDLARLKSALKKTLANYKIPKKLLVVESIPRNQMGKVNKKTLVKIFD from the coding sequence ATGATTCTACTAAGGTTTCCGACCTTTATAAGGGCGGGACCGAGTACTCAAGCCTTTAAATTGAGGTACAAGCGAAAGTTTTCAATGACCAGACAATTTTCTATCTTGGCAGATCACCCAATTGTGGGgaagttgaagaatcaCCCCAGAGACAAAGTCGCTATTAGACATGTAATCTCTGGAAATAGCTATACCTACGGTCAATTGAGTGATGACATTTACAAATGGCATAATATTTTGCAATCTAAATTGCCCTCTAGTGGAAATGGCTCAAGAATCGCCATCATGGGTGAGAACAGCTATCAATTTGCAGTTCTATTCTTTGCAACGTTGATGCTGCCAAAGACGCTTGCTATGCCATTATGCACCAATCATACCTCAGCTGAAATCAAGTATCAGTTAGAAAACTCTGAGTCGTCTACAATCATAACTCCGGAGAGGTTTGTTGATAAAGTGGAAGAATTTGTGAGTCCCGAAAGAAAACTGATTGTATTTGAGGAATTTGATGGCAACGATGTTGAAGCTTCTACTTCTACCTCTGAAAGTACGGTTTCATCTCCATCTACCTCTGACAGTTCGACTCCGTCCGGATATATGCTCTATACCTCCGGCACCTCTGGTAATCCTAAAGGTGTTGTTACTCCGCTCGAAACATACGTCGCGCAAGCTGACGCTTTGACAAAAGCTTGGGATATTAATAGTAATACCGCAATGCTTCAAACTTTGCCATTACATCATGTCCATGGACTTGTTATCGGCATGacattgccattgttggCAGGAGGAAGTGTGGACTTCCTGTTCCCCTTTTCGCCAAAGGTGTTCGTTGATCGCATTACTGATGCTTCATTACCGCCAATTAATACGTACACTGCTGTGCCAACTATATATACCAAGCTCGTTTCATATGTCAAGCAATTTCAGAGTGATAAGGAGCAGTTTGAGAAAATCAATTCTGGGTTACACAATCTACACCTTGCTATGTGTGGTTCCGCTGCTCTTCCAAGTCCCCTGCGTAACGATTGGAATAAGATTGTTGGTGATAAGGTGCCACTTCTTGAAAGATACGGCATGACAGAAACTAGTATAACCTTGTCACAGCCACTAGATCCTCAATACCGTGTAGATGGTTCCGTTGGTGCACCCGTGCCATCTGTCATTGCACGTCTAGTCGACCCTGATACCAGCAAAGTGATATATCAGAGCAATGAAAAAAGTAGTCACGATACTGAGGCATCAGGCGAACTCCAACTTGCCGGTCCAGTTGTGTTTAAAGAATATTGGAATAAACCAGAAGCTACTTCTGAAACGTTCACAGAAGACGGTTGGTTTCGAACCGGAGATATTTGCAGGGCTGACGCCTCTggtaatatttttattttgggACGTGCTAGTATGGATATTATTAAATCCGGCGGAGAAAAATTATCCGCTCTGGAAATAGAACGAGAAATTCTGAGTCTTGAAGAGGTGGACGAATGCTCGGTGGTAGGTGTTGCATCTGAAGAATGGGGTCAAGAAGTGGCTGTTGTAGCTGTTCTTAGTGAAAAGGGACGTGCTTCTAACTTTGATCTCGCTCGTTTGAAGAGTGCGTTGAAGAAAACACTTGCCAACTATAAGATTCCTAAAAAGCTTCTTGTTGTAGAGAGCATTCCTCGCAACCAGATGGGTAAGGTAAACAAAAAGACCCTAGTCAAGATATTTGACTAG
- the TPO3 gene encoding Tpo3p (Polyamine transporter of the major facilitator superfamily; member of the 12-spanner drug:H(+) antiporter DHA1 family; specific for spermine; localizes to the plasma membrane; TPO3 has a paralog, TPO2, that arose from the whole genome duplication; GO_component: GO:0000329 - fungal-type vacuole membrane [Evidence IMP] [PMID 11171066]; GO_component: GO:0016021 - integral component of membrane [Evidence IEA,IEA]; GO_component: GO:0016021 - integral component of membrane [Evidence ISM] [PMID 12192589]; GO_component: GO:0016020 - membrane [Evidence IEA]; GO_component: GO:0005886 - plasma membrane [Evidence IEA,IEA]; GO_component: GO:0005886 - plasma membrane [Evidence IDA] [PMID 12562762]; GO_function: GO:0015297 - antiporter activity [Evidence IEA]; GO_function: GO:0000297 - spermine transmembrane transporter activity [Evidence IMP] [PMID 11171066]; GO_process: GO:0000296 - spermine transport [Evidence IMP] [PMID 11171066]; GO_process: GO:0055085 - transmembrane transport [Evidence IEA]; GO_process: GO:0006810 - transport [Evidence IEA]) codes for MNIPTAEKLSDLEKGPEPHPVSSLQDSTGTGTGPSPIIHVKAFEEGDPENPHNFPLSRKLYHTIVLVLFCFTCSMSSAMYTPALGDIEEKYNVTREVALMSTGVLLMGFIIGPIIWSAVNEAFGRWYSWTIGFFLFQLFQIPTGVDPNFRTLLVGRFFQGLFGVSTLVTFGASMSDIWGYKTRGFSAAIAVFSIFAAPALGPFIGSLLVEFAGFGYISWLVMMLGAILLVLNMFVKETAAPVIFHRKAIRMRKEGLNARAPIEEVPPTLMNLATKYCIRPFIMLVEDKALAFLCVYAGISYGLLYTILIALPVTFAEYRHFSFIPTYLPSIAVLVGVVITSLHLCVTNGAYIRAAEKAGVLMLPDQRLKPMMCGAIFLPIGLFIFGWTAPFTNVHWMGPIVGAAIVGYATSIIFIAAIMYMIESYGHFASSAFAANAIIRSMVAVLFLLVFSRMVEAMTLQGAFSFFGGISILIAPGPFILFKYGKVWRSLSKWTP; via the coding sequence ATGAACATACCAACTGCTGAGAAATTATCTGACCTCGAAAAAGGTCCTGAACCTCACCCGGTATCGTCGTTACAAGACTCGACGGGAACAGGAACAGGGCCTAGTCCAATAATTCATGTCAAAGCTTTCGAAGAGGGCGATCCAGAAAATCCTCACAACTTTCCATTATCTAGGAAATTATATCATACCATAGTTTTGGTGCTATTCTGTTTTACTTGTTCAATGTCTTCTGCAATGTACACACCTGCCCTAGGGGATATAGAGGAAAAGTATAATGTTACGAGAGAAGTGGCCCTCATGAGTACCGGAGTTCTTCTAATGggatttattattggtcCGATTATATGGAGTGCAGTAAATGAAGCATTTGGTAGATGGTACTCTTGGACAATTGGGTTTTTCTTATTTCAATTGTTCCAAATTCCTACAGGTGTTGATCCAAATTTCCGCACACTTTTGGTGGGTAGATTTTTTCAGGGTCTGTTTGGAGTGAGTACCTTGGTGACCTTTGGGGCCTCTATGAGTGATATTTGGGGATATAAAACTAGAGGGTTTAGTGCCGCAATTGCTGTGTTCAGTATTTTCGCTGCTCCAGCTCTGGGTCCATTTATTGGATCATTGTTAGTTGAATTCGCAGGATTTGGATATATTTCTTGGTTAGTGATGATGCTGGGTGCAATTTTGCTGGTCTTAAATATGTTTGTGAAAGAGACTGCAGCCCCAGTGATATTCCATAGAAAAGCTATTAGAATGCGAAAGGAAGGTTTGAATGCTAGAGCTCCTATTGAAGAGGTGCCTCCAACTCTAATGAATTTAGCTACAAAGTACTGCATTCGTCCCTTTATTATGTTGGTAGAAGATAAGGCTCTGGCCTTTCTATGTGTTTACGCTGGTATTTCCTATGGGTTGCTTTATACCATCTTGATTGCATTGCCCGTGACATTCGCAGAATACCGCCATTTTTCGTTTATTCCTACTTATCTCCCAAGTATTGCAGTTCTGGTTGGAGTTGTGATAACCTCATTACATTTGTGTGTGACCAACGGAGCATACATTCGTGCCGCTGAAAAAGCCGGTGTGTTGATGCTACCCGACCAACGACTAAAACCTATGATGTGTGGTGCCATTTTTCTTCCAATTGGTTTATTTATCTTTGGATGGACAGCCCCATTCACTAATGTTCATTGGATGGGCCCtattgttggtgctgctattgtAGGATATGCGACTTCTATTATCTTTATTGCGGCCATTATGTACATGATCGAGTCATATGGCCATTTTGCATCGTCTGCCTTTGCTGCTAATGCAATAATCCGATCTATGGTTGCAGTGTTGTTTTTGCTAGTTTTTTCGCGGATGGTAGAAGCAATGACTTTGCAAGGTGCATTCTCGTTTTTCGGCGGCATATCCATCCTTATCGCACCCGGTCCGTTTATCCTTTTCAAATATGGGAAGGTATGGAGATCCCTATCTAAATGGACTCCTTAA